The genomic window CATCTTCGTCAGCTCGTATCTACCCGAGTTGCTCGGCGTGTGCGACACAATCGGAGTAATGTGCCGTGGTGTTTTGTCAGCAGTTCGTCCCGTCACCGATTGGAACGAACACACGTTAATGGCGGCGGCCACGGGACAGTCCGGACCGCCAACTTTTTGATCCACACATGAGTCTCCCGACCAGATTCAAGACCATCAACGTCGCGCGCCTCCTCAACTCGATCGGGCCCGTGTTCGGACTGCTTCTGGTAATCGGCCTGTTTTCGCTCAACTCAGAGGTGCGCTCGCACTTTTTCTCGGGTACCAATTGCAAGGTAATCCTCCTGCAAACGGTGATTGTGGCCATCGGCGCTCTGGGGATGACCATGATCATCGTGAGCGGCGGAATCGACCTGAGCGTTGGTTCGGTCGTGGCCCTGGCCAGCGTCGTCGGCGCCACCACACTGGTGAACGGACACTCGCCTGCGCTCGCCATTGCGCTCACTCTCGGGGTCGGAGCCGCTGTCGGATTGGTCAACGGGCTGATCATCGCCGGTTTTAACATGATGCCGTTTATCGTGACCCTGGGAATGATGGGTGTGGCCCGTGGCGCCGCCAAATGGCTCGCCGGCAACCAGACGGTCAACGCGCCCAAGTCGTCCATCAACAGCCTGATGGACATGCTTGATCCGCTTCATTTTTTCCCTTTGCCAGTTGGAGTCTGGATCGCCGCTGCCCTGGCGGTCGCGATGGCCGTCGTGATGCAACGGACGATCTTCGGACGCTATCTGTTTGCGATCGGATCGAACGAGGCCACTGCGCGCTTGTGCGGAATCCGCGTCGGGCTGATGAAGGTCGCGACCTATGCCTTGGCGGGGATTTTTTTCGGCTTATCGGGATTGATGCAAATGTCACGGCTGACCCAGGGAGACCCGACAGTGGCAATCGGACTGGAACTGGACGTCATTGCCGCCGTGGTCATCGGCGGCGCCAGTTTGAACGGCGGGACCGGCAGCATCTCCGGTTCAATCATTGGGGCCCTCATCATGGCGGTGTTGAAAAGTGGCTCGCAGCAGATGAACTGGCCCAACTACGTCCAGGAAATAATCATCGGTATTGTCATCATCCTCGCGGTTGGCCTGGACAAGTTTCGCCAACGCAAATCCACCTCCTGAAGTCTGCGCCCCGGTTCGTGCCGCGCGTTACGTGGCCGAAACCTGTTTTCGACCGTTGAGGAAGTAGGTCGTCATTTTCCCCTTCCCTTTTACTTCGATTTTTCCGCGACGTTCGAGCGCGTATTTGTCCTTGAGATGCTCGTACGTCGTCTCCGAAACCTGGATGGCGCCGAGCTGACCCAGGGACTCCATGCGGCTTGCGATGTTGACCGTGTCGCCCCACAGATCGTAAATGAATTTCTTGCTGCCGATGATCCCGGCGACCACGGGCCCGCTGCTGATCCCAATGCGAACGCCGAAACGTCTGGCGTCGCCTGAGTCCAGACGCGTCACAACCTTTAACATGTCGAGTGCCATTTCGGCGATGGCTTCAGCATGGTCGGGCCGAGGTGTTGGGAGACCACCGACGACCATGTATGCGTCACCAATCGTTTTGATTTTTTCCAGATGATGTAATTCCGCAAGCCAGTCGAACTTTGAAAAAATTTCATTCAACATTCTTACCAATTCGGCGGCGGGGACCTGCGATGATAGCCGGGTAAAATCGGCCAGGTCGGCGAACAGTACCGTGGCATCGGGGAATCCGTCGGCAATCGTGCTTTCCCCCTGTTTGAGGCGGTCCGCGATGGACTTGGGAAGGATGTTCAGTAACAAGCGCTCGGATTTCTCCCGTTCGGCCCGCAATTGCTCCAGATAGGCCTGTTCCTGGTCCCGCAGACGCTTCTTTTCCAGACAGGCGTTGATGCGCGCGTTGAGCAGCACGGGATTGAATGGCTTGGGCAGATAGTCTTCCGCGCCAATTTCGATGCAGCGCACGACACTGTCCAATTCATCCAGCGCAGAAAGCATGATCACCGGCGTATAGCGGTGTGACTTGTTTGCCTTGAGCAGTTCCAGTGTCTGCAGCCCGTCCAGCTCCGGCATGAGGATATCCAGGAGCACGAGGTCCACCTTGACGCTTTCCAGAATCTCCAGCGCCTTGCGGCCGTCCTCTGCCTGGAGCACGGTATGACCCTGACGCTCGAGCCGGCGACAAAGCATGTCGCGGTTCATCTCATTGTCATCCACCACAAGAATGAATCCTACCAGTGATTGTTCCTCCTCGTCGGCTTCCTCGTTCAACGGCCGGATGGAAGTGACCACGCTGCCGCTCCGGTCCGTGCTGCCGATCAGATTCGCCTTGCGTCCGCCCGATCTGAGAGGCCGGAGGAATTCCGAGTCGTTCAAAAGTCCCAACAGTGTCTTGGACGCCTTGTGGATCTTCTTCAAATCGGCGACAAAGCTGCCGTGCAGCTTTTCGTCCGCATCATCCTGGCACAGCTCGCTGTATCCGATAATCAGGTCGAGCAGCGTCCGGCTGTCGCGCTGGAAGGATTCCACGTCAAGTTTCCCGGAATCCACACGCGCGGAGGAGACGTTGTCATTGATGAGCGAAAGAAGCTGGGAGCCCGCGGCGTGTATTTTCTGGAGGTCCGGCACATACGGCTCCAGACCGAGGTCCTCGGCCTCTTCCTGCAACATTTCGCTGTACCCCAGAATCTGGTTCAGCGGCGTGCGAAGATTGTGGCGGATGTTGGAGAGACTGGTGTCATGCGCGGTATCACTGTCCTTGCCGCGCGATTTGGTGCTGGTTCCGGTGCCTCCGGCCGCGCTGGTCTTTCGGGTTTTGGATTCTTTACCGGTCACGATGAGCCCTTACTCTGCAACAGGGCGTCGATTTTTGCCAGCAACTTCGGCAGATCCACCGGCTTCGTCTCGTAATCGTCACAGCCGGCGGCAAGCGCCTTTTCCTCGTCGCCTGCCATTGCGTGGGCCGTCAAGGCGATGACGGGTATGCTCTTGCTCTCAGGGGCGGCCTTCACCTGGCGCGTCGCTTCCCAGCCGTCCAGGATCGGCAGACTCATGTCCATAAGAATAAGGTTTGGGCTTTCGGATTTTGCCTTCGCCACCCCGGCCGCGCCGTCCTCGGCAATGATCACCTCATAGCCCCGCCGCTCCAATCGCCGGGAGAGCATGTCGCGGTTCATTTCGTTGTCCTCGACCAATAGTATCTTAGCCATCCTTCGTCTCCTTTCGAACTCCCCGATCTTTAGGGTCTGTCATGACTTGGCTGGTGTTTCCGGCTGGACCTGATGTTTCACCAGCTCGCGGACCTCGCTCAGCAGTTGCTCCCGATTATAGTCGCCCTTTTGCAGAATTCGCTCAACGTTGCCTTTGAGTTGCTGACGGTCTTCCACGGTGAGATCCTTCGCGGTTAAAATCACAACGGGAATGTCCTGCCATTCCTTGTTTTTCCGCAGTTCGCGAATAAAGTCGAACCCGTTCATCACCGGCATCATCAGATCCAGCAAAATCACCGCGGGTTTGTTTTCGCTCACCGCATGAAGGCCGGCCTTTCCGTTTTCCGCCTCCCGCACTGTCCAACCTTCTTTTTCCAGGACGCGCCGAACCATCTGCCGGATGGACGGCTCATCTTCCACAACGAGCACCTGACTCGGTCCGTGCCCGTGGTGGTGTTTGCGGAGCACGCTCACAAGCCGGTCGCGATTGATCGGCTTCGTCATGTAATCCGTGGCGCCCAGTGCGAAGCCCATCTCTTTGTCGTCAAACATGGTCAGGACGATCACCGGTATGTCGGCAACCGCGGGATCCGCCTTCAGCGCCGTCAACACGGCCCAGCCATCCATTTCCGCCATCATCACGTCGAGAGTAATAAGATCAGGCTTCAACTCCTTCGCCATCTCGATGCCTTCTTTGCCGCCCGGAGCTATCGCCACTCGGTAGCCTTCCTTCGTCAGAAA from Candidatus Angelobacter sp. includes these protein-coding regions:
- a CDS encoding ABC transporter permease encodes the protein MSLPTRFKTINVARLLNSIGPVFGLLLVIGLFSLNSEVRSHFFSGTNCKVILLQTVIVAIGALGMTMIIVSGGIDLSVGSVVALASVVGATTLVNGHSPALAIALTLGVGAAVGLVNGLIIAGFNMMPFIVTLGMMGVARGAAKWLAGNQTVNAPKSSINSLMDMLDPLHFFPLPVGVWIAAALAVAMAVVMQRTIFGRYLFAIGSNEATARLCGIRVGLMKVATYALAGIFFGLSGLMQMSRLTQGDPTVAIGLELDVIAAVVIGGASLNGGTGSISGSIIGALIMAVLKSGSQQMNWPNYVQEIIIGIVIILAVGLDKFRQRKSTS
- a CDS encoding adenylate/guanylate cyclase domain-containing protein; this translates as MVGFILVVDDNEMNRDMLCRRLERQGHTVLQAEDGRKALEILESVKVDLVLLDILMPELDGLQTLELLKANKSHRYTPVIMLSALDELDSVVRCIEIGAEDYLPKPFNPVLLNARINACLEKKRLRDQEQAYLEQLRAEREKSERLLLNILPKSIADRLKQGESTIADGFPDATVLFADLADFTRLSSQVPAAELVRMLNEIFSKFDWLAELHHLEKIKTIGDAYMVVGGLPTPRPDHAEAIAEMALDMLKVVTRLDSGDARRFGVRIGISSGPVVAGIIGSKKFIYDLWGDTVNIASRMESLGQLGAIQVSETTYEHLKDKYALERRGKIEVKGKGKMTTYFLNGRKQVSAT
- a CDS encoding response regulator, producing MAKILLVEDNEMNRDMLSRRLERRGYEVIIAEDGAAGVAKAKSESPNLILMDMSLPILDGWEATRQVKAAPESKSIPVIALTAHAMAGDEEKALAAGCDDYETKPVDLPKLLAKIDALLQSKGSS